One Chelonoidis abingdonii isolate Lonesome George chromosome 18, CheloAbing_2.0, whole genome shotgun sequence genomic region harbors:
- the DLAT gene encoding dihydrolipoyllysine-residue acetyltransferase component of pyruvate dehydrogenase complex, mitochondrial encodes MQMGTIARWEKKEGEKISEGDLIAEVETDKATVGFESLEECYLAKILVAEGTRDVPIGSVICITVEKPEFIDAFKNFTLDSAASAAPAASVPPPPAAAPPPPAQPSVQAPGSSYPPHMQILLPALSPTMTMGTVQRWEKKVGEKLSEGDLLAEIETDKATIGFEVQEEGYLAKILVSEGTRDVPLGTPLCIIVEKESDIPAFADYRETGVADIKPQAPPPSPPPLAAAPPPQPTAPSAPAVTSPGAPAHKGRVIISPLAKKLAAERGIDIAQVKGTGPDGRITKKDIESFVPPKVVSPQAAPVAPAAPTAAPPPSGVFTDIPISNIRRVIAQRLMQSKQTIPHYYLSIDINVGEILELRKELNKEVSENIKLSVNDFIIKASALACVKVPEANSSWLDTVIRQ; translated from the exons ATGCAGATGGGGACTATCGCTCGGTGGGAGAAGAAGGAAGGGGAGAAGATCAGCGAGGGAGATCTGATTGCAGAG GTGGAAACAGACAAAGCAACAGTGGGATTTGAGAGTCTGGAAGAATGTTATTTGGCCAAGATCCTGGTAGCAGAAGGGACAAGAGATGTTCCCATTGGGTCTGTAATATGTATCACAGTTGAAAA GCCTGAGTTTATTGATGCCTTTAAGAATTTTACCTTGGATTCTGCAGCatctgctgctccagcagcctcagtgcctccccctccagcGGCAGCTCCCCCACCACCAGCTCAGCCCtctgtgcaggctccaggcagctccTACCCTCCTCACATGCAG ATTCTTCTCCCTGCTCTCTCGCCTACGATGACAATGGGCACGGTTCAGAGGTGGGAGAAGAAGGTTGGTGAGAAACTGAGTGAAGGAGACTTACTGGCAGAAATTGAAACAGACAAAGCCACGATAG GCTTTGAAGTGCAGGAAGAAGGTTACCTGGCAAAAATTCTGGTGTCTGAAGGAACAAGGGATGTGCCATTAGGAACCCCACTCTGTATCATTGTGGAGAAGGAGTCTGATATTCCAGCATTTGCTGACTACAGAGAGACTGGAGTAGCTGACATCAAACCACAAGCACCACCACCCAGTCCTCCCCCTCTG GCGGCAgcacctccaccccagcccactgCTCCTTCAGCTCCAGCAGTCACATCACCCGGGGCTCCCGCACATAAAGGAAGGGTAATAATTAGCCCCCTGGCGAAGAAATTGGCAGCAGAAAGAGGAATTGACATTGCGCAGGTGAAAG GTACTGGACCAGATGGCAGAATCACGAAGAAAGATATTGAGTCATTTGTGCCTCCAAAGGTTGTCTCT CCCCAGGCAGCTCCTGTTgcacctgcagctccaacagcagCACCACCTCCTTCAGGCGTCTTCACAGATATCCCCATCAGTAATATTCGGAGG GTCATTGCTCAGCGTTTGATGCAGTCTAAACAAACAATACCTCACTACTATCTGTCTATTGATATAAATGTGGGAGAAATACTGGAGCTCAGGAAAGAACTTAATAAG GAGGTGTCAGAGAACATTAAGCTTTCTGTCAATGATTTCATCATTAAAGCTTCAGCTCTGGCATGTGTGAAGGTGCCTGAAGCCAATTCCTCATGGTTGGACACTGTTATCAGGCAGTAA